From the genome of Gemmatimonas phototrophica, one region includes:
- the mutM gene encoding bifunctional DNA-formamidopyrimidine glycosylase/DNA-(apurinic or apyrimidinic site) lyase, protein MPELPETETIARDLHGMVVGAVIAGVVVPRPDVLRDADQEGFARALIGQPIRRVWRRAKLIVLDVDARPTLASLEPSWRVVVQPRFTGGLVVDDGTLSAPDRAYVCVTLLLTDGRALHYRDVRRLGTVALMDAARFAEYSGALGPEPLDHTLDDAAFSGCVRESRQAIKIALMDQKRLAGVGNIYANEALWRAGIDPSREACTLTPTELSRLRVELQAVLTASIAARGTSFRDYRDARGERGAFVEQLAVYGRAGEPCRRCGRRLVGTHAVDGRSTVFCAGCQF, encoded by the coding sequence ATGCCTGAACTTCCCGAGACAGAAACCATTGCGCGCGACCTGCATGGCATGGTCGTCGGTGCGGTGATTGCTGGCGTTGTGGTCCCTCGCCCCGATGTGTTGCGGGACGCTGACCAGGAGGGGTTTGCCCGGGCGCTTATCGGCCAGCCCATCCGTCGAGTGTGGCGCCGCGCCAAACTGATTGTCCTCGACGTGGACGCGCGTCCAACGTTGGCTTCGTTGGAGCCATCATGGCGTGTGGTGGTGCAACCTCGCTTCACCGGCGGACTCGTGGTGGACGACGGCACACTGAGCGCGCCGGATCGCGCGTATGTCTGTGTCACGCTGTTGCTCACCGATGGTCGGGCCCTGCACTACCGCGACGTGCGCCGGCTGGGGACAGTGGCGCTCATGGATGCGGCGCGATTTGCGGAGTATTCGGGGGCCCTTGGCCCCGAGCCTCTTGACCACACCCTCGACGATGCTGCATTTTCGGGATGTGTTCGGGAGTCGCGCCAAGCCATCAAGATTGCCCTGATGGACCAGAAGCGACTCGCGGGCGTGGGCAACATCTACGCGAACGAGGCACTATGGCGCGCTGGCATCGATCCATCCCGGGAAGCATGCACCCTCACCCCCACCGAGCTGTCGCGGTTGCGGGTCGAACTGCAGGCGGTGCTGACGGCCAGCATCGCGGCTCGCGGCACCAGCTTTCGCGACTACCGGGACGCCCGCGGTGAGCGGGGCGCCTTCGTTGAACAGCTGGCCGTCTACGGCCGCGCCGGTGAACCCTGCCGGCGCTGTGGACGGCGGCTGGTCGGCACCCATGCCGTGGACGGACGCAGCACGGTCTTCTGCGCGGGGTGTCAGTTCTGA
- a CDS encoding UbiX family flavin prenyltransferase, protein MNAMTSRHPVVLAITGASGAPYAVRLVQALVELQVPTWLIVSSHGWRLLQTESGLSSVAELREHVGAAAFDACVTLFDDNDRGAAPASGSARTSGMVVCPCSMGTVSAIAHGTSRSLVERAADVALKERRKLILVPRETPLSLVHLENLTAVTRAGATVIPAAPGFYHQPTTIAELVDFMVARVLDHLDLEHPVGKRWGIQA, encoded by the coding sequence ATGAATGCCATGACCTCTCGGCATCCGGTGGTGCTGGCCATCACCGGTGCCTCGGGTGCCCCGTATGCGGTGCGATTGGTGCAGGCGCTGGTGGAACTGCAGGTCCCCACTTGGCTGATCGTCTCGAGCCACGGGTGGCGGTTGCTGCAGACGGAAAGTGGTTTGAGCAGCGTTGCCGAGTTGCGGGAGCATGTGGGCGCGGCGGCGTTCGATGCCTGCGTGACCCTGTTCGATGACAATGATCGCGGGGCCGCGCCGGCCAGCGGGTCGGCGCGCACGAGTGGCATGGTGGTGTGCCCGTGCAGTATGGGGACCGTGAGCGCTATTGCGCACGGCACGTCGCGGTCGTTGGTGGAGCGCGCAGCCGACGTGGCCTTGAAGGAGCGTCGCAAGCTCATTCTGGTGCCGCGTGAGACCCCGCTGTCGCTGGTGCATCTGGAGAATCTCACCGCGGTCACGCGGGCTGGTGCCACCGTCATTCCTGCCGCGCCCGGCTTCTATCACCAGCCCACCACGATTGCCGAGCTCGTGGACTTCATGGTGGCACGCGTACTCGATCATCTCGACCTTGAGCACCCGGTGGGGAAGCGTTGGGGCATCCAGGCGTGA
- a CDS encoding UbiA-like polyprenyltransferase produces MTNASGIVPPKGARDGQLLRGQSLPVRLANFVKLPHTVFAMPFSLVGVLFASTVAPVTPTMIGWVLLAFTSARFAAMAFNRLVDRDVDAINPRTAMRELPAGTLTVGQAKVSIVLTSVLFVIASGMLNPLCLALSPVALLWVLGYSYTKRFTRWSHLWLGVGLSIAPVGGYLAIAGVWSNPWWLLIVLALAVVCWSGGFDMIYALQDAEFDAKHGLHSVPSKFGVHTAIGIARTLHVLAVVCFGVVMAAQPLGAVSPLVNGILWAAVAGVAIMLLWEHRLVKADDLTRIDAAFFTMNGLISMGFFGAVLTARLLSGSGA; encoded by the coding sequence GTGACCAACGCCAGCGGCATTGTGCCACCCAAGGGCGCCCGCGACGGCCAGTTGCTTCGTGGGCAGTCGCTGCCCGTGCGTCTGGCCAACTTTGTGAAGCTGCCGCACACGGTGTTCGCGATGCCGTTCTCTCTGGTGGGCGTCTTGTTCGCCAGTACGGTGGCGCCGGTGACGCCGACCATGATTGGCTGGGTGCTGTTGGCCTTCACCAGCGCGCGCTTTGCGGCTATGGCCTTCAACCGTCTGGTGGATCGCGACGTGGATGCCATCAATCCGCGCACGGCCATGCGTGAACTGCCGGCCGGCACGCTGACGGTGGGGCAGGCGAAGGTCAGCATCGTGCTGACCAGTGTGCTGTTCGTGATTGCCAGCGGCATGCTCAACCCGCTCTGTCTGGCGCTCTCGCCGGTGGCACTGCTCTGGGTGTTGGGATACAGCTACACCAAGCGCTTCACGCGCTGGTCGCACCTGTGGCTGGGGGTGGGATTATCCATTGCCCCCGTGGGTGGCTATCTGGCCATTGCCGGCGTCTGGAGCAATCCGTGGTGGTTGCTCATTGTACTGGCGCTGGCGGTCGTCTGCTGGAGCGGCGGCTTCGACATGATTTACGCATTGCAGGACGCTGAGTTTGACGCGAAGCATGGTTTGCACAGCGTACCCAGCAAGTTCGGCGTGCACACAGCCATTGGCATTGCACGTACCTTGCATGTACTGGCCGTGGTGTGTTTCGGGGTGGTCATGGCGGCGCAACCGCTGGGTGCTGTGTCACCACTGGTGAATGGCATTCTGTGGGCCGCTGTTGCCGGTGTGGCCATCATGCTTTTGTGGGAGCATCGTTTGGTAAAGGCCGATGATCTCACCCGCATTGATGCGGCCTTTTTCACCATGAACGGTCTCATCTCCATGGGCTTCTTTGGTGCCGTCCTGACCGCGCGACTGCTGAGCGGGAGTGGCGCATGA
- a CDS encoding tetratricopeptide repeat protein produces the protein MTMDPVLLEQAVHRERQRGRRNWLAIAVYACSCFGILSFVFASVGRVPFPQRFYVAAMGGLIGGVFTIIGVQLVQAFTQFGVRAMLEPGGSGRDAVVHSHAEAMAVRGNFEAASKAFDQARAEHGERASLLRAEADIQLRQDGNPERARELLMRLRRSSDATRADELYATHRLVDLYLGPLQDDARAMAELRRLAERFPGTRDAEGALAELQRRRALMNDRHEHP, from the coding sequence ATGACGATGGATCCGGTGCTCCTGGAGCAGGCGGTGCATCGGGAACGCCAACGTGGACGGCGTAACTGGCTCGCGATCGCGGTCTACGCCTGCTCCTGCTTCGGTATCCTGTCGTTTGTCTTTGCGTCGGTGGGGCGGGTCCCGTTTCCGCAGCGATTCTATGTGGCCGCCATGGGGGGCCTCATTGGCGGCGTCTTCACGATCATCGGGGTACAGCTGGTGCAGGCGTTCACGCAGTTTGGCGTACGCGCTATGCTGGAACCCGGCGGCAGTGGTCGCGACGCGGTGGTGCATTCACACGCCGAGGCGATGGCGGTGCGCGGCAATTTCGAAGCGGCCAGCAAGGCGTTTGATCAGGCGCGCGCGGAGCATGGGGAGCGGGCCTCGCTGTTGCGGGCTGAGGCCGACATTCAGCTGCGCCAGGACGGCAACCCCGAGCGGGCCCGTGAGCTGCTCATGCGGCTGCGACGTTCGAGCGACGCGACACGCGCCGATGAATTGTACGCCACACACCGCTTGGTAGACCTGTATCTTGGACCCTTGCAGGATGATGCACGGGCCATGGCCGAGCTGAGACGCTTGGCCGAGCGCTTTCCCGGCACCCGCGACGCCGAAGGCGCTTTGGCAGAGTTGCAGCGTCGTCGAGCCCTCATGAACGACCGTCACGAGCACCCATGA
- a CDS encoding GIY-YIG nuclease family protein — protein MALATQLDLAVTSPDADVARLKAQVRDSARNEPGVYLMRGAHGEVLYVGKSTQVRTRLLSYFRLPWPEHRHARLLRETTRIEWEAHPSEFAALLREVRLIRAHLPRYNVRSARPLDKWWVITIAKGPAPRLRIQRASAAARSRDVAQMVGPFASRRPLQDALRVLNDALGLRDCTERVPMHTRDVAELFEESHPAMQRTPGCHRYETRRCLGPCVGAPSEYEYRAQLSRAKAVLEGRDDSPQQHLVREMAAASAALSYERAGWLRDRLTALQELEAQLGRVREALTRPSFVYAVPGRNTDDRLYLVRHGRVLAEARCSDADSVNALQALEAKPLQPPTGAMVDQLDELLLVESWFRGRNGEQALMAETVVGALEKLAESLREQKHEGLQHL, from the coding sequence GTGGCGCTGGCCACCCAGCTCGACCTCGCCGTCACGTCGCCCGACGCCGATGTGGCCCGACTCAAGGCCCAGGTGCGCGACAGTGCGCGCAACGAACCGGGCGTGTACCTCATGCGCGGCGCGCACGGCGAAGTGCTCTACGTGGGCAAGAGCACGCAGGTGCGCACGCGTTTGCTATCGTACTTCCGGTTGCCGTGGCCCGAACACCGGCACGCGCGCCTGCTCCGCGAAACCACGCGCATCGAATGGGAAGCGCACCCGAGCGAGTTTGCCGCGCTGCTGCGCGAAGTGCGCCTCATCCGGGCCCATTTGCCACGCTACAACGTGCGCTCGGCCCGCCCACTCGATAAGTGGTGGGTAATCACCATTGCCAAAGGTCCTGCCCCGCGGCTCCGCATTCAGCGCGCCAGTGCGGCGGCGCGCTCGCGTGATGTCGCGCAGATGGTGGGGCCGTTCGCGTCGCGTCGGCCACTGCAGGATGCGCTGCGGGTACTCAATGATGCGCTGGGGTTACGCGACTGTACCGAGCGCGTGCCCATGCACACGCGCGACGTGGCCGAACTCTTTGAGGAATCGCATCCGGCCATGCAGCGTACGCCTGGCTGTCACCGCTACGAAACGCGCCGCTGCCTGGGTCCCTGCGTGGGTGCGCCCAGCGAATACGAATACCGCGCGCAGCTGTCGCGCGCCAAGGCCGTGCTGGAAGGGCGTGATGATTCACCGCAGCAACATCTGGTACGCGAAATGGCGGCGGCCAGTGCGGCGCTCTCGTACGAACGGGCCGGTTGGTTACGCGATCGCCTGACGGCGCTGCAGGAGCTGGAGGCACAACTCGGTCGCGTACGAGAGGCGCTTACACGGCCCAGCTTTGTCTATGCCGTACCGGGGCGCAACACTGACGATCGGCTCTATCTCGTGCGTCACGGACGCGTACTGGCCGAGGCCCGCTGCAGCGACGCAGACTCGGTGAATGCGTTGCAGGCCCTTGAGGCCAAACCCCTGCAGCCGCCCACCGGAGCCATGGTTGATCAGCTGGACGAATTGCTGCTGGTGGAATCGTGGTTTCGCGGGCGCAATGGCGAGCAGGCGCTGATGGCTGAAACCGTGGTAGGTGCGCTGGAAAAGTTGGCGGAGTCACTGCGCGAGCAGAAACACGAAGGCCTTCAACACCTCTAG
- a CDS encoding ubiquinone/menaquinone biosynthesis methyltransferase, with the protein MPSTVDAPRTRPGTPADDLHVAANAAQGEGKREYVQQMFSDIAPRYDLLNHILSLNIDKRWRQKALRLLGWTDRPTGTYLDLCAGTLDVGAMLVRQEGFKGFVAGADFAVPMLQYGTGKAPRTMLSPVGADALQLPFAAESLDGAIVAFGIRNVADLDAGLREVRRVLKPGARFVILEFSTPRFALVRAAYLAYFHHVLPFIGRLVSGHQSAYTYLPLSVAQFPTEEALASRMRGAGFSTVTWEPLTLGIAAIHTGTV; encoded by the coding sequence ATGCCAAGTACTGTGGACGCCCCCCGGACGAGACCCGGCACCCCGGCCGACGACCTGCACGTCGCCGCCAACGCCGCGCAGGGGGAAGGGAAGCGCGAATACGTGCAGCAGATGTTTTCCGACATCGCGCCTCGCTACGACCTGCTCAACCACATTCTGTCGTTGAACATCGACAAGCGGTGGCGACAGAAGGCGCTCCGGCTACTCGGGTGGACGGATCGTCCCACGGGGACCTATCTCGATCTCTGCGCCGGTACACTCGACGTGGGGGCCATGCTGGTCAGGCAGGAAGGCTTCAAGGGCTTTGTGGCTGGTGCCGATTTTGCCGTGCCTATGCTGCAGTACGGCACCGGAAAGGCGCCACGTACCATGCTCTCACCGGTCGGAGCCGATGCGCTCCAGCTGCCGTTTGCCGCAGAAAGCCTTGACGGTGCCATTGTGGCCTTCGGCATTCGCAACGTGGCCGATCTGGATGCCGGCCTGCGCGAAGTACGTCGGGTGCTCAAGCCCGGCGCCCGGTTTGTCATTCTTGAATTCTCCACCCCGCGCTTTGCGCTCGTGCGCGCCGCATATCTCGCCTACTTCCATCACGTGTTGCCGTTCATCGGACGCCTCGTGAGTGGCCACCAGTCGGCGTACACCTACCTTCCGCTCTCCGTGGCGCAGTTCCCCACCGAAGAAGCACTCGCCAGCCGCATGCGCGGCGCGGGCTTCTCTACGGTTACCTGGGAACCGCTCACGCTGGGCATTGCAGCAATCCATACGGGGACGGTCTGA
- a CDS encoding metallophosphoesterase family protein: MNSRATIIGLISDTHGLVRPEVFAALQGVSQIFHAGDVGPADVLTELAAIAPIRAVYGNTDAPGRADLVECIEDVIDGVRIVVTHGHELGSPTPPKLVGAFPKADVIVYGHTHQQLVTKAARRIVVNPGAAGPRRFKLQPCVAKLYIWQGQADVELIPLGVAVEE, translated from the coding sequence ATGAATTCCCGCGCCACGATCATTGGTCTGATTTCCGATACCCACGGCCTGGTTCGCCCCGAAGTCTTTGCGGCGCTACAGGGAGTTTCCCAGATCTTTCACGCCGGCGATGTTGGTCCAGCCGATGTGCTTACGGAACTGGCCGCCATTGCTCCGATACGCGCGGTCTACGGCAACACGGATGCGCCTGGTCGGGCGGATCTGGTGGAGTGCATTGAGGACGTGATTGACGGTGTGCGCATTGTGGTGACCCACGGGCATGAGCTGGGCAGTCCCACGCCGCCCAAGCTCGTGGGCGCGTTCCCCAAGGCCGACGTGATTGTCTACGGTCATACGCACCAGCAACTGGTCACCAAGGCGGCGCGCCGCATCGTGGTGAACCCCGGTGCCGCCGGTCCGAGGCGTTTCAAGCTGCAGCCGTGTGTGGCCAAACTCTATATCTGGCAGGGGCAAGCGGATGTGGAGCTCATTCCGCTGGGTGTTGCGGTCGAGGAGTAG
- a CDS encoding menaquinone biosynthesis decarboxylase, producing the protein MALDTLSEFIDAIDRIGELHRITQPVKVHLEITEIADRVSKMPGGGKALLFEHVILRDGSRSQYPVAINLFGSMRRMSLALGVEKLDEIGARITALMDLKVPDGLMGKLSLLPRLLEVSKFPPRVKGGTPSCQEIVWQGDEIDLDKIPVLHCWPEDGGPYVTMTAVVSKDPVRGIRNVGMYRVQQLGKKTVAMHWQRHKTGAEHMRQMAERGEKMPVCIVVGSDPASMFSASAPLPPNIDEFLFAGFLRKDPVRLAKAVTNDLEVPADAEFVIEGYIDPAEELIVEGPFGDHTGFYSEADLYPKVHVTAVTMRRNAVYSTTIVGRPPMEDFYLGHATERIFLPLLKLTTPEIVDYHMPAEGGFHNLVFVSIDKKYPGHADKVMHALWGQGLMSLAKVLVVVDKEINVRNPVEAWWVALNNMDPQRDVRFTMGPVDVLDHASRAFTYGSKMGIDATRKWPEEGFTRAWPKVIEMDAATKRAVDAKWASLGLPPVSPT; encoded by the coding sequence ATGGCACTCGATACTCTTTCCGAATTCATCGACGCGATCGACCGCATTGGCGAGCTGCACCGCATCACCCAACCAGTGAAGGTGCATCTCGAAATTACCGAGATTGCCGATCGTGTCTCCAAGATGCCCGGTGGCGGCAAGGCGCTGCTCTTCGAGCACGTCATTCTGCGCGACGGCTCCCGGTCGCAATATCCGGTCGCCATCAATCTGTTTGGCTCCATGCGGCGCATGTCCCTCGCGCTGGGGGTCGAGAAGCTGGATGAGATTGGCGCGCGCATTACGGCACTCATGGACCTCAAAGTGCCTGATGGTCTGATGGGCAAACTGTCACTGCTGCCACGGCTGCTCGAGGTGTCCAAGTTCCCGCCGCGCGTGAAAGGCGGCACGCCCTCATGTCAGGAGATTGTGTGGCAGGGGGATGAGATTGATCTCGACAAGATCCCCGTGCTGCACTGCTGGCCGGAGGATGGTGGCCCCTACGTCACCATGACGGCGGTGGTCAGCAAGGACCCGGTGCGTGGCATTCGCAACGTGGGCATGTACCGCGTGCAGCAGTTGGGCAAGAAGACGGTGGCCATGCATTGGCAGCGCCACAAGACCGGCGCCGAGCACATGCGTCAGATGGCCGAGCGCGGCGAAAAGATGCCGGTGTGCATCGTGGTGGGGAGTGATCCGGCGAGCATGTTCAGCGCCAGTGCTCCACTGCCGCCCAACATCGACGAATTCCTGTTTGCGGGGTTCCTGCGCAAGGATCCGGTGCGGTTGGCCAAGGCCGTGACAAATGATCTCGAGGTCCCGGCTGACGCCGAGTTCGTGATTGAGGGCTACATCGATCCCGCCGAAGAGCTCATTGTGGAGGGGCCGTTCGGCGATCACACCGGCTTCTACTCGGAAGCGGATCTGTACCCCAAGGTGCACGTCACCGCGGTGACCATGCGTCGCAATGCGGTGTACTCCACCACCATCGTGGGGCGTCCGCCCATGGAAGACTTCTACCTCGGCCACGCCACCGAGCGCATCTTTTTGCCGCTGCTCAAGCTCACCACGCCCGAAATTGTGGACTATCACATGCCGGCGGAGGGTGGTTTTCACAATCTCGTGTTCGTGAGCATCGACAAGAAGTATCCGGGGCACGCCGACAAGGTGATGCACGCCTTGTGGGGGCAGGGGCTCATGTCGCTTGCCAAGGTGCTGGTGGTGGTGGACAAGGAGATCAACGTGCGCAACCCGGTGGAAGCCTGGTGGGTGGCGCTCAACAACATGGATCCGCAGCGCGACGTGCGGTTCACCATGGGGCCGGTGGACGTGCTGGATCACGCCAGCCGCGCGTTCACCTACGGCAGCAAGATGGGCATCGATGCCACGCGCAAATGGCCGGAAGAAGGCTTCACGCGCGCATGGCCCAAGGTCATCGAAATGGACGCCGCCACAAAGCGGGCGGTCGATGCCAAGTGGGCCAGTCTGGGGTTGCCGCCGGTGTCTCCCACGTGA